The segment CTTTGATGAAAAATAGAGTTAGAATATTAGGAACAAGTCCTGATTCTATTGATATAGCAGAAGACAGAAAAAGATTTGCTAAACTACTGGAAACTCTCAAACTTCATCAAGCACCAAATGGAACTGCTTTTTCTTTTGATGAAGCAAAAAAAATAGCAAAAAAAATAGGTTATCCAATTTTAGTAAGACCTTCTTATGTTTTAGGTGGTAGAGCAATGGAAATTGTTTATGATGAAGAAACCTTAGAGAAATTTATTAAAGAGGCTGCAGAAGTTTCCGGCGAGCATCCTGTTTTAATTGATAAATTTTTAGAAGATGCTATTGAAGTGGACGTAGATATGATTGGAGACGGAGAAACTTTTGTTGTCGGAGGCATTATGGAGCATATTGAATATGCAGGAATTCATTCTGGAGATTCTGCCATGGTGCTTCCTCCTTATAGTTTATCCAAAGATATTTTAGATAAAATAAGAACCGCTACCTATAAAATGGCAAAGGAGTTAAATATAAAAGGATTGATGAATGTGCAATATGCAGTTAAGGAGAATAAAGTATATGTTTTAGAAGTTAATCCCCGTGCCTCCCGGACAATTCCTTTCGTTTCTAAAGCAGTGGGAGTTCCTTTAGCAAAATTGGCAACAAAAGTTTTGTTGGGAAGAAAACTGAAAAATTTGGGATTTACAGAGGAGGTTATTCCCCCATATATAACTGTTAAAGAATCGGTTTTCCCCTTTAACCGTTTTCCAGGAGTGGATATTATTCTTGGTCCAGAGATGAAATCCACGGGAGAGGTAATGGGAATAGATAGTGATTTTGGGCGTGCTTATATAAAAAGCCAATTGGCCGCCGGACAAAATCTTCCCAGAAAAGGAACCGTTTTTATTTCTGTTTGCGACCGAGATAAAAGAGACATTGTTTTTATTGCTAAACAAATACAGGATTTAGGATTTAAAATCTATGCCACTTCAGGAACAGCCCAAGTGTTGGAAAAGAATGGAATTAAAGTACAAGTTTTGCCAAAGATTGCAGAAGGAAGACCAAATGTCTTAGATTTGATTAAAGATGGTAAAATTCAATTGGTAATTAATACTCCTTCAGGGAGAGTTCCTCGCAAGGATGAATTAAGAATTCGTTCCCAGGTAATTTTGCACAACATTCCTTATACTACTACTATTTCTGGAGCTCAGGCAACGGTAAATGGAATAGAGGCGATGCTTAAGAAAGAATTGGGAGTAAAATCATTGCAAGAATATCACCGGATAATAGATTCGAAATCCGCACCCTTTAGGGGCTAGGTTCGCCCAAAAAGTTGGGCGGTAAAACACGAAATGCGGAAGTTTGATATGGAGAAGATTATTATAAAGACGACAAAAAGGGTTGATTTGGTGGATATTACCGAAAAGATAGGAAGTTTGGTTAGAAAAAGCGGCATAAAAGAAGGAATTTGTTTTCTTTTTTGTCCTCATACTACTGCGGGGATTACCATTAATGAAAATGCTGATCCCTCGGTAAGGCATGATATAATAAATGTGTTGAATAAACTTATTCCCCAAGATGGTAATTATGCTCATGCTGAAGGTAATGCCGACAGTCATGCAAAGGCCACCCTTATAGGACCGTCTTTGTCAATTTTTATTGAAAATGGAGAACTCTGTTTAGGAAGCTGGCAAGGGGTATATTTTTGTGAAGGAGATGGGCCAAGACAGAGAGAAGTTTGGGTGAAGATAATTTAAAACTCGAATTCCTAAATCCAAAATCCCTGCCCGCGGGCAGGTGAGAAAAATTTAAATGTTTGTAAATTGCTGTTTGTGATGGGAAGTGAGCCGTGGTTTTGCAATTTTAATTCTTGACTCTGAGCGAGGAAGGGAGCAAGGGGATGCCTGAATTACCCGAAGTTGAGACTATAAAAAAAGAACTCGTAAGGATTATATTAGAGAAGCGGATTACAGAAGTGATTATTAATAACCCTAAAGTTATTAAAGAGCCAAAAAAAGAAGAATTTGTTAAAGAAGTAAAAGGAGCGGTTATTAAAAATGTTTTAAGAAAGGGAAAACTTCTTATCTTAGAATTATCTACCGGAAAATCTTTATGTATCCATTTGAAGTTGACTGGACAACTGATTTACCCTGGAGAACCAGATAAGGCAAGAATAAGTTTTAAACTTTCTGATGGAAAATTTTTAGACTATCGTGACCAGAGGATTTTGGGTGAACTGCGTTTGGTAGACAACTGGCGGAACTTAAAATTTGTTCAAGAATTAGGTCCTGAACCATTTGATTTAACTGTTGAAGAATTTAAGGGAATGCTTTCTAATAAGAAAAAAAATATTAAAGTGCTTTTAATGGACCAGACTTTTATTTCTGGTGTAGGGAATCTTTATGCAAATGAAGCACTTTTTAGAGCAAAGATTAATCCCCAAAGGCAGGCAAATTCTTTGTCCGAAAAAGAAAAAGAATTACTCTTTAAAGAGATAAAAGACACATTAAATGAGGCAATAAAGTATAAAGGTTCATCAGTAGACCAATATTTACAATTATCC is part of the Candidatus Omnitrophota bacterium genome and harbors:
- a CDS encoding secondary thiamine-phosphate synthase enzyme YjbQ; amino-acid sequence: MRKFDMEKIIIKTTKRVDLVDITEKIGSLVRKSGIKEGICFLFCPHTTAGITINENADPSVRHDIINVLNKLIPQDGNYAHAEGNADSHAKATLIGPSLSIFIENGELCLGSWQGVYFCEGDGPRQREVWVKII
- a CDS encoding ATP-grasp domain-containing protein, which translates into the protein LMKNRVRILGTSPDSIDIAEDRKRFAKLLETLKLHQAPNGTAFSFDEAKKIAKKIGYPILVRPSYVLGGRAMEIVYDEETLEKFIKEAAEVSGEHPVLIDKFLEDAIEVDVDMIGDGETFVVGGIMEHIEYAGIHSGDSAMVLPPYSLSKDILDKIRTATYKMAKELNIKGLMNVQYAVKENKVYVLEVNPRASRTIPFVSKAVGVPLAKLATKVLLGRKLKNLGFTEEVIPPYITVKESVFPFNRFPGVDIILGPEMKSTGEVMGIDSDFGRAYIKSQLAAGQNLPRKGTVFISVCDRDKRDIVFIAKQIQDLGFKIYATSGTAQVLEKNGIKVQVLPKIAEGRPNVLDLIKDGKIQLVINTPSGRVPRKDELRIRSQVILHNIPYTTTISGAQATVNGIEAMLKKELGVKSLQEYHRIIDSKSAPFRG
- the mutM gene encoding DNA-formamidopyrimidine glycosylase, which gives rise to MPELPEVETIKKELVRIILEKRITEVIINNPKVIKEPKKEEFVKEVKGAVIKNVLRKGKLLILELSTGKSLCIHLKLTGQLIYPGEPDKARISFKLSDGKFLDYRDQRILGELRLVDNWRNLKFVQELGPEPFDLTVEEFKGMLSNKKKNIKVLLMDQTFISGVGNLYANEALFRAKINPQRQANSLSEKEKELLFKEIKDTLNEAIKYKGSSVDQYLQLSGEPGEYVKYHKVYDREDKPCFICQTPITRITLGGRGTYFCPRCQK